The genomic DNA CTCACCCCGGCCGGCACCTGCGCGCCCGGCACCCCGGTCGGGCTGGGCCGGAGCGGTCCCGCCGAGCGGCTGGAGGCGGTGTTCGCGGGCGCGGACGGGTCCGTACAGGCGCTGTGGGCGGACGTCGACCACCCGTGGCACGGGCCCGCCGTGCTGGCCCCGCCCGGCACCTGCGCGCCGGGGACGGGGGTGACGCTCGCGTCCCAGGTCGACGCCGGCCGGCTGACCGCGCTGTTCACCGGCGCGGACGGCTCGGTGCAGGTCATGTGGGCCGACAGCGGCGGCCCGTGGACCGGTCCCGAGGTCGTCGCGCCCGCGGGCAACTGCGCGCCGGGCTCGCCGGTGTCGCTCGCGCACGGGAAGTCCGCGGAGCGGCTGGCCGCGGTGGTCGCCGGCGTCGACGGCTCGGTGCTGGCGCTGTCGGCGGCCGGCGAGGCGGGCTGGCGCGGGCCGGTGACCGCCGCCCCGCCGGGCACGTGCGCGCCGGCGACCGCGATCGGCCTCGGGCACCGGGCGGCGGCGCAGCGGCTCGACGCGGTGTTCGCGGGCGCGGACGGCGCCGTGCACGCCATGTGGACGCTGCGGGACGGGAGTTGGCGCGAGCCGGAGGAGATCGCGCCGCCGGGGGCCGCGGCGCGCGGGGCGGCCGTCGCGCTGACCCACCGGGGGCCCGTGCCCGGCACGTGAGGGACGCGGCCGGCGCCGGTGCCGCTCGCGGCCGGGCATGGCCGCTGCCGCGGCGACCTGTGGCCGCCGTACCCCGGTCCGGGCCCCGGCGGGCCGCGTCGAGACTGAAGACAGGCCGGTCCGCGTCCGGTTGGCCGCCGCCAGGCGGCGCGGTGCGTATTCCGCCGCATACGCCCCGAACTTGGTGCAATCGGGGCGTCAGCTCTTCTCGGTAATCTGCTAATTCGCATTACCGCTGCTGCAACACCCCTTGACGGCCTTCCGCGGGCAGTTCTAGGTTCCTCGCACAGCAGTCAGGCAATACGCATTAGCTACCCACTGTGAAGGCCACCGACTCCCATGCCAGAAGCCCCCGGCAGGCTCACCCAGCGCGACATCGCCCGGCTCGCCGGCGTCAGCCAGACCACGGTCTCGCTCGTGCTCAACGACCGTCCCGACGCCGCCAGGATCGCCCCCGAGACCCGCGAGCGGGTGCTGCGCGTGATCCGCGAGACCGGCTACGCCGCCGACCCCATGGCCCGCCGGCTGACCAAGCAGCTCAACCAGATCCTCGGCGTCTTCACCTACGAACCCGTCTTCCCCAGCACCAGCGCCGACTTCTACCACCCCTTCCTGCGCGGCATCGAGGAGAGCGCCGAGCGCAGCGGCTGCGACCTGCTGCTCTTCACCTCCGCCCCGGTGACCGCCGGACGGCGCCGCATCTTCCACCAGAACAACCGGCTGCGGGTCGCCGACGGCTGCGTGCTCCTCGGCCGCGAGATCCCGCACGAGGAGCTGAGCCGGCTGGTCGCCGAGCGCTACCCCTTCGTCTGCGTGGGCCGCCGCGACGACGCGGACGGCGGGCCCGTGCCGTACATCGGCGCCGACTACGTCTCCGCCACCGCCCGGCTCGTGGAGCGGGTGCGGGCGCTGGGGCACCGGCGGCTGGCGTTCGCCGGGCCGGGCGCGGGCGCGGAGTCGTCCGACGACCGGCTCACCGGGTTCCGGCAGGTGGCAGGACCCGGCGCGCCGCATCTGGGGGCGCGCGGGGAGCCGGCCGCGGAGCAGTTGGAGCAGTTGCTCGACGCGGGGGTGAGCGCGGTGTTCGTGGAGTTCCTGCACGACGCGGTCAAGCTGTACGAGGCGGCGGCGGCCCGTGGCCTGGACGTACCGCGGGACCTGTCGATGCTGGCGCTCGGCGACCCCACCGCGCCGGTGGACCCGCCGGTGGACTTTACCGGCTTCCGGCTGCGCCGCACCGAGATGGGCCGGCAGGCCGTCGACCTGCTCACCGGCATGCTGCACGGCCGGGCCGAGCACACCCGCCGGCTGCTGGACTGCCGCCTCGTCGAGGGCGTCACGCTCGCCGCCCCCGCCCGCTGACCGGGCCCCTGGCGCACCCCACCCCTGCCCCACCTCCGACTCAGCACCCCAAGGAGTCTCATGCACGCGGACGTCCTCGTCGTCGGCGGCGGCACCGGAGGCGTCGCCGCCGCGCTCGGCGCGCTGCGCGCCGGCCGCTCGGTGATCCTCACCGAGGAGTACGAGTGGCTGGGCGGCCAGCTCACCAGCCAGGCCGTGCCCCCCGACGAGCACACCTGGATCGAGCAGTTCGGCGCCACCGCCTCGTACCGGGCGCTGCGCGACGGCATCCGCGACTACTACCGCCGCCACTACCCGCTCACGGCCGCCGCCCGCGCCAAGCCGGACCTCAACCCGGGCGCCGGGCACGTCAGCCGGCTCTGCCACGAGCCGCGGGTGGCCGTCGCGGTGATCGACGAGCTGCTGGCCCCGTACCGCGGCGCGGGCCGGCTGACCGTGCTGCAGCCCTACCGCCCGGTGGCCGCGGAGACGGACGGCGACCGGGTCACCTCGGTGACGGTGGAGCGCCCCGGCGGCGGCGAGCCGCTGGTGCTCACCGCGCCGTACGTGCTGGACGCCACCGAGACCGGCGAACTGCTGCCGCTGACCGGCACCGAGTACGTCACCGGCTTCGAGTCCGGCGCCGAGACCGGCGAGCCCAGCGGTCCCGACGAGGCGCAGCCGCTCAACATGCAGGCGGTGTCGTACTGCTTCGCGGTCGACCACGTCGACGGCGACCACACCATCGACCGGCCCGCCTCGTACGGCTTCTGGCGCGACTACGAGCCGGAGTTCTGGGGTGCTCCGCTGCTGTCCTGGCGGGCCCCGCACCCGCGGACGCTGGAGCTGGTCGAGCGCGAGTTCACCCCGAACCCGGGCGACGACCCGCTCGCCGTCGTCGCCGACCAGCGGCGCAGCGGCGGGGACACGAACCTGTGGACGTTCCGCCGGATTGCCGCCCGCGACCAGTTCGCGCCCGGGGCGTACGCCAGCGACGTCACACTCGTCAACTGGCCGATGATCGACTACTTCGAGGCCCCGGTCGTCGACGTGCCGGACGCCGCGGCCCGGCTGGCGGAGGCCCGCGGGCTGTCGCTGTCGCTGCTGTACTGGATGCAGACCGAGGCCCCGCGCCCCGACGGCGGCACCGGCTTCCCCGGGCTGCGGCTGCGCGGCGACGTCACCGGCGGCGGCGCGGACGGGCTGGCGATGGCCCCGTACATCCGCGAGTCGCGGCGGATCCGGGCCGAGTACACCGTCGTGGAGCAGGACCTGTCGCTCGACGTGCGCGGCGGCAAGGGCGCGGTGAGCTACCCGGACTCGGCCGGCATCGGCATGTACCGCATCGACCTGCACCCCTCCACCGGCCGCGACACCTACATCGACGTCCCGTCCAGCCCGTTCGAGATCCCGCTCGGCGCACTGCTCCCGCGGCGTACGGAGAACCTGCTGCCCGCCGGCAAGAACATCGGCACCACCCACATCACCAACGGCTGCTACCGCCTGCACCCCGTCGAGTGGAACATCGGCGAGGCCGCGGGACTGCTCGCGGCCCACTGCGTCGCGCACGGCCTCACGCCCCGCGCCGTACGCAACACCCCCCGCCTGCTCCAGGACTTCCAGCGCAGCCTGACCGCCCACGGCGTCGAGCTGCGCTGGCCCGACATCAGCGGTTACTGACCGACGGTCACCGACAGAACCGACATCCGAGGAGGCACCCGCATGTCTTCGCCATCACGGCTTCGCACCCGGCCCCGCCGGGGAACCCTCGTCCGCGGCAAGCCCGTCGCCCTCGCCGCCGCCGGCCTGCTCGCGCTCAGCGCGTGCGGCGGCTCCGACGGCGGCTCCGGCTCCGACGGCGGCCCGGTCACGCTGCGCATGACCATCTGGACCGGCAACGAGGAGCATCTGAAGCTCCTGAACGGGATCGCGGCGGACTACCGCAAGCAGCACCCGGAGGTGAAGGAGATCAAGTTCGACACCCTGCCGGTCGAGAGCTACACCACCGCGCTGACCACCCAGATAGCCGGCGGCAAGGCCCCGGACCTGGCCTGGATCTTCGAGAACTCGGCGCCCGACTTCGTCGCCTCCGGCGCGCTCGCCGAGATCGAGGACGACAAGGACGTGCTGCCGGCGGCGAAGAAGCTGTGGGAGCACGAGGGCAAGCTCTACGCCTACCCCTTCTCCACCTCCCCGTTCGGCGTCTTCGTCAACACGGACATGCTGAAGGACGCCGGCCGGCCCGCCCCGGCCGAGCTGATCGAGCAGGGCAGGTGGACCTGGGAGGAGGTCGCGAAGGTCGGCGGCGCGGTGCGGAAGGAGACCGGCGAGGCCGGCATGGTCATCCGCGACTTCGACTACAAGCTGTGGGACAACCTGGCCACCGTCTGGGACGGCTGGGGTGCCGAGCCCTGGAGCGAGGACGGCACGACCTGCGCGTTCGACGAGCCGGAGATGACCGGTGCGATGACCTTCCTGCACGACGCGATCTTCGCCGACGAGGCGATGCCCGCACCGGGCACCACGGCCGACTTCTTCGCCGGCGAGGCGGCGATGACCGTCACCCAGATCAGCCGCGCCTCGCTGCTGGACGACAGCTTCGGCTGGGACTTCGTGCCGCTGCCGGAGGGTCCCGCGGGCTCGTACGACGTGATCGGGCAGGCCGGCCTCGGGGTGCTCGGCAACGGCGCCAACGTCGAGGAGGCCGTCGACTTCCTCGCGTTCATGACGAACGAGAAGAACTCCGCCGCCCTCGGCCGCTACTTCCCGCAGGCCCGCAGCTCCCAACTGGACGCGGACACCCTCGCCAAGAGCAACCCGCAGCTCAAGCCCGCGCAGCTCGAAGAGGTCGTCATCGGCGGCATCGAGAACGGGAAGGTCAAGCCCACCCACACCAACCAGGCCGAGCTCTTCGACGCCGTACGCGCCGCGCTCGACCCGCTGTGGAAGCCGGACGCCGACGTGGCGAAGACGCTCCAGGACGTCTGCTCGGCGATCCAGCCGCAACTGGAGAAGTGACGGCGCCGCCATGGCGACCCTGGAACGCGCCCGGGCCGAGGCGGCGGACCCCCGCCCGCGCGGGGACGGCCCCCGGCGGCCCTTCTGGACCGCCCGCCGCCGGGACCAGTTGGCCGGCTACCTGTTCATCGCCCCGCAGTTGCTGGGCAGCGTCCTGTTCGTCCTGATCCCGCTGGTCCTGGTCTTCTGGTACAGCTTCCACGAGTGGAACGTGCTGGCCGGCAGCTTCCACGGGGTCGGCGCGGACAACTACCGGGCGCTGGCCGACGATCCCAAGCTGCCGGGCGTGCTGCGCGCCACCGCGTTCTTCTCCGTCGGCCTGGTGGTGCTGAACCTGAGCCTCGCGCTGGCGCTCGCGGTGCTGCTCAACCAGAAACTGCGCGGCAGCATCGTCTTCCGCACGCTGTTCTTCTCGCCCGTGGTGGTCTCGCTGGTCGCCTGGACGATCGTGTGGGGCTTCCTGCTGCAGAAGAACGGCGGCATCAACGCCGGGCTCGACCTGATCGGCGTCGAGGGGCCCAACTGGCTGCGCGGCGAGACCTCGTCGGTGATCTCGGTGGTCGTCGTGCAGGTCTTCAAGAACGTGGGCCTGAACATGGTCCTGTTCCTGGCCGCGCTGCAGGGCGTGCCGCGGGAGCTGTACGAGGCCGCCACGGTGGACGGCGCCGGGCGCTGGCGGCAGTTCCTGCGCATCACGGTGCCGCTGATCAGCCCGACGATCCTGCTGACCTCGATCATCACGGTGGTCGGCTCGCTCCAGGTGTTCGCCCAGATCGCCGTGCTCACCCAGGGCGGCCCCGGCAACTCCACCACGGTCCTCGTCTACTACCTCTACCAGCAGGCGTTCGAGTTCCACCACTTCGGCTACGGCGCGACGCTCTCCGTGCTGCTCTTCCTCATCGTGCTCGTGCTGACCGTCGTGCAGTGGCAGATGCGCAAGAAGTGGGTCTTCCATGAGTCATAAGCTGCCCCGGCGCGCCAGGCTCGTGCTCTACGGGGTGCTGCTGGTGCTCCTCGTCCCCTTCGTCTTCCCGACGTGGTGGATGGTGACGTCGTCGCTGAAGCCGGCGAGCGAGATCTTCGCGTTCCCGCCGTCGCTCCTGCCCGGCGACCCCGGGTTCGGCGCGTACGAGCGGGTCTTCGACCTCCAGCCGTTCGCGCAGCAGTACTGGAACAGCATGTACATCGCGGTGGTGGTGACCGCAGGCACCCTCGCGGTGTCGTCGATGGCCGGCTACGCCTTCGCGCGCATCCGCTTCCGCGGCCAGAACGCGCTGTTCCTGGTGGTGCTCACCGGCCTGCTGATCCCCAGCGAGGTCACCATCGTGCCGCTGTTCCAGATGTTCAACGACTGGGGGCTGACGGACACCCACTGGCCGCTGGTTCTGGTGCCGGTCCTCGGCGCGCCGAGCGTGCTGGCGACGTTCATCATGCGGCAGTTCTTCATCACGCTGCCGGCCGAGCTGGAGGAGGCGGCGCGGATGGACGGCCTGGGCCGCTTCGCCATCTACTGGCGCATCGCGCTGCCGCTGGCGCGGCCGGCGCTGGCGGCGGTCGGGATCTTCACGTTCCTGCACAGTTGGAACCTGTATCTGGAGCCGATCGTGTACCTCTCCACGCCGGAGAAGTTCACGCTGCCGCAGGCGCTGACGCAGTTCACCGACGCCTACGGCGGCCCGATGTGGGACGTGCAGCTCGCCGCCGCGTCGCTGACCGCGCTGCCGGTGCTGGCCGTGTTCGTCTTCGCGCAGCGCCAGTTCGTGGAGGGCCTCGCGCACACCGGTCTGAAGTGACCGCCTTCCGTTCCCGTACGTTCCCTCCTGCCGCAGGAGCCGCAATGTCCTCGTCCTCATCCGCCATGAGCCGCCGCAGCGTGCTGCGCGGCGCCACCGCCGGCGGCACGGCGCTCGCCCTCGGCGGTGCCGCCACCGGAGCCGCCACCGCCGCGTCCGCCACCGCCGCCACCGCTCCGTCCGCCACCGCGGCGGCCGGCGGGCCGTCGTGGGACCCCGTCCGCTTCGGCTCGTCGTACACCGCCCGCCCGCCGGACCCGGGCGCCGTCCTCCTCGGCGGGCCCGGCTTCGCCGTGCACGGCGACGGCGAGGGCGACGACACCGCGGCGCTCCAGGCCGCCGTCGACGAGGCGTCCCGCCGGGCATCGCCGACAAGCTCGGCGACATCCTCGGCGGCGCCCGCGACTTCCCGCACGGCGACGGCGGCGGCGTCGTCCTCGTCCCCGCGGGCACGTACCGGCTGACCTGGCCCGTCGACGTGCACGACTCGGTGCGCGTCGTCGGGTTCGGCGCCCGCCGGCCGGTGTTCGTGCTCGGCGAGGCAACCCCCGACCTGACCGTACGCCGGCTCCACGACAGCGGCCCCACCGCGCTGACCTGGTCGGAAGGCCACCACGCGGGCCAGCCCGCGCACGCCGGCCTGCGGTTCGGCGGCGGCAAGCGCCCGGACCGCGGCGCGATCCTGACCACGGCCGCGGGTGCGCCGCTCAACAGCGAGAAGTTCACCTCGGGCTACACGATCGAGACCTTCGTGAAGCTGCCGGAGCCCTTCGAGGGCGACCACGCCTGGATGGGCATCCTGAGCTGGGAGGGCCGCAACGGCGAGGCGGGCAAGACCACCGGCTGGTCGCCGGACGAGCCGACGTGCCAGCCTGAACCTCTCCCCCGAGCGGTTCCTCCGGTTCGTCGTCTACCCGCACCGCCAGGACGCCGACCCCACCTCGTGGAGCCACACGC from Streptomyces sp. CMB-StM0423 includes the following:
- a CDS encoding carbohydrate ABC transporter permease encodes the protein MSHKLPRRARLVLYGVLLVLLVPFVFPTWWMVTSSLKPASEIFAFPPSLLPGDPGFGAYERVFDLQPFAQQYWNSMYIAVVVTAGTLAVSSMAGYAFARIRFRGQNALFLVVLTGLLIPSEVTIVPLFQMFNDWGLTDTHWPLVLVPVLGAPSVLATFIMRQFFITLPAELEEAARMDGLGRFAIYWRIALPLARPALAAVGIFTFLHSWNLYLEPIVYLSTPEKFTLPQALTQFTDAYGGPMWDVQLAAASLTALPVLAVFVFAQRQFVEGLAHTGLK
- a CDS encoding ABC transporter substrate-binding protein produces the protein MSSPSRLRTRPRRGTLVRGKPVALAAAGLLALSACGGSDGGSGSDGGPVTLRMTIWTGNEEHLKLLNGIAADYRKQHPEVKEIKFDTLPVESYTTALTTQIAGGKAPDLAWIFENSAPDFVASGALAEIEDDKDVLPAAKKLWEHEGKLYAYPFSTSPFGVFVNTDMLKDAGRPAPAELIEQGRWTWEEVAKVGGAVRKETGEAGMVIRDFDYKLWDNLATVWDGWGAEPWSEDGTTCAFDEPEMTGAMTFLHDAIFADEAMPAPGTTADFFAGEAAMTVTQISRASLLDDSFGWDFVPLPEGPAGSYDVIGQAGLGVLGNGANVEEAVDFLAFMTNEKNSAALGRYFPQARSSQLDADTLAKSNPQLKPAQLEEVVIGGIENGKVKPTHTNQAELFDAVRAALDPLWKPDADVAKTLQDVCSAIQPQLEK
- a CDS encoding LacI family DNA-binding transcriptional regulator; amino-acid sequence: MPEAPGRLTQRDIARLAGVSQTTVSLVLNDRPDAARIAPETRERVLRVIRETGYAADPMARRLTKQLNQILGVFTYEPVFPSTSADFYHPFLRGIEESAERSGCDLLLFTSAPVTAGRRRIFHQNNRLRVADGCVLLGREIPHEELSRLVAERYPFVCVGRRDDADGGPVPYIGADYVSATARLVERVRALGHRRLAFAGPGAGAESSDDRLTGFRQVAGPGAPHLGARGEPAAEQLEQLLDAGVSAVFVEFLHDAVKLYEAAAARGLDVPRDLSMLALGDPTAPVDPPVDFTGFRLRRTEMGRQAVDLLTGMLHGRAEHTRRLLDCRLVEGVTLAAPAR
- a CDS encoding carbohydrate ABC transporter permease, which produces MATLERARAEAADPRPRGDGPRRPFWTARRRDQLAGYLFIAPQLLGSVLFVLIPLVLVFWYSFHEWNVLAGSFHGVGADNYRALADDPKLPGVLRATAFFSVGLVVLNLSLALALAVLLNQKLRGSIVFRTLFFSPVVVSLVAWTIVWGFLLQKNGGINAGLDLIGVEGPNWLRGETSSVISVVVVQVFKNVGLNMVLFLAALQGVPRELYEAATVDGAGRWRQFLRITVPLISPTILLTSIITVVGSLQVFAQIAVLTQGGPGNSTTVLVYYLYQQAFEFHHFGYGATLSVLLFLIVLVLTVVQWQMRKKWVFHES
- a CDS encoding FAD-dependent oxidoreductase produces the protein MHADVLVVGGGTGGVAAALGALRAGRSVILTEEYEWLGGQLTSQAVPPDEHTWIEQFGATASYRALRDGIRDYYRRHYPLTAAARAKPDLNPGAGHVSRLCHEPRVAVAVIDELLAPYRGAGRLTVLQPYRPVAAETDGDRVTSVTVERPGGGEPLVLTAPYVLDATETGELLPLTGTEYVTGFESGAETGEPSGPDEAQPLNMQAVSYCFAVDHVDGDHTIDRPASYGFWRDYEPEFWGAPLLSWRAPHPRTLELVEREFTPNPGDDPLAVVADQRRSGGDTNLWTFRRIAARDQFAPGAYASDVTLVNWPMIDYFEAPVVDVPDAAARLAEARGLSLSLLYWMQTEAPRPDGGTGFPGLRLRGDVTGGGADGLAMAPYIRESRRIRAEYTVVEQDLSLDVRGGKGAVSYPDSAGIGMYRIDLHPSTGRDTYIDVPSSPFEIPLGALLPRRTENLLPAGKNIGTTHITNGCYRLHPVEWNIGEAAGLLAAHCVAHGLTPRAVRNTPRLLQDFQRSLTAHGVELRWPDISGY